Below is a window of Paramagnetospirillum magneticum AMB-1 DNA.
GGGTCTTCCTGGCGGTAGGCCGTCAAGAACTGGCGGCTTTCGCCGGGTTGGACGATGTGTGGTTCCTGCTGCGCTTTGCCGAAAATGCCAAACCGGAACCACCGCCCGCCCGCTTCACCCTGATCGCTGATCGCGGCCCCTTCACCCTGGAGGGCGAGCGCGCCTTGCTGCGGATGCATACCATCGATACCATCGTCTGCCGCAACAGCGGCGGCGCTGCCGCCCGCGCCAAGCTGGAAGCCGCTTCCGCCCTGGGCCTGCCAGTCATCATGCTGGAACGACCCCTCCGCCCCGAAACGGCATGCGCCGGTTCGGCGGAAGACGCAGCGGCTTGGGTCAGGGGCATCTGATCAAGGGGCCTAGCCCCCCACAAATCAGTGAGCGTCGCCGATCACCCGGCCCTGGCGATCGACCACCAGCACGTCGAGGCTGACCTCGGGATTATCGAGCACCTCCCGCGCCGCCGCCCGGGCCTGGCGGGCGATGGCCTGGCCCAGGGGGAATCCCTCCGCCAGTTCCAGCACCTCCAGGGCGGTGTTGGCCTGGGCCGAGGCGGCGACCAGGGCCGCATCCGCCCCCAGCGACCTCAGTTGGGCGGCCAGCCAGACCATGTCCACCTGCGAGCGGCTTGAATGCAAATCCATCTGACCCGCCGCCAGCTTGCACATCTTGGCGAAGCCGCCGGCGATGGTGACGCGGGGAATGGGATGGCGACGCAGATATTTCAACATGCCGCCGGCGAAATCACCCATGTCGATGATCGCCTCCTCTCCCAGCCCGCGCACCTTGCGCACCGCCTTCTCCGAGGTGGAACCGACGCAGCCGGCCACATGGATCAATCCACAGGCCCGAGCCACGTCGATGCCGCGCTGGATGGAGTGAATCCAGGCGGAGCAGGAATAAGGAATGACCACGCCGGTGGTCCCTAAAATGGAAATGCCGCCCAGAATGCCGAGGCGGGGATTCCAGGTGCGAAGGGCGATGTCCTCACCGCCCGGCACGGAAATCTCGATCTCCAGGTCGCAGGCCATGCCGTGACGGGCGGCGATGGCGGCCACGGCCTCAGCCATCAGCCGACGGGGAACGGGATTGATCGCCGGCTCGCCGACGGCCAGCGGCAGACCCGGCCGGGTCACAATCCCAACGCCCCGCCCTGCCCTGAACACCAGGCCGGCCCCGGCAATCCCATGGCGCAGAGTGGCGATGATGGTGGCACCATGGGTTACGTCCGGATCGTCACCGGCATCCTTGACGATTCCAGCCCGGGCCCAGCCCTCCCCCATCTCGGCCAAGGCCAGGGCAAAGGCCGGCGTGCGCCCCCCCGGCAGGTCGATGCCGACCGGATCGGGAAAGCCATCACCCAGCAACGCACAGCACGCCGCCTTGGCCGCCGCTGTGGCGCAGGCCCCGGTAGTCCAGCCCTGTCGCAGTGCTTGTTCGTCAGCCACGAGCGTCCGCCGCCAAATACGTCCGGCACGTCATAGCATGAAATTCATGAGGACAAGATCAGGCGTTGCCGTCCAGCGTCGGTTTCCGCACCACGCCAAACCAATAATCCTGGATGCCGTGGATGGCGGTGAACAATTGCTCGATATCCACCGGCTTGGTAATGAAGCCCGACGCCCCCAGGTCATAGGCCTGCAGCACGTCGCGCTCCACATCCGACGTGGTGACCACCACCACCGGAATCCGCGCGAGATGGTCACTGGACTGCATGGCGGCCAGCACCTCGCGTCCGGTCATCTTCGGCATGTTGAGGTCAAGCAGAACCAGATCGGGGGTTACCGCGCCGGCGTGCCGGGGCGCCTCCTTGCGCATGAAGGCCATGGCCTCGACGCCGTCATGGGCCACGTGGGTCCGACAGATAAATCGGCCGTCATCAATGGCCGAGCGGATCAGTTCCACATCACCAGGCTCATCATCAACGATCAGGACCTCGAAGGGTGCCACCTGATTCTGCTGCATGTACCGCCCCCCGTTGAAAACGACCCACAGCAACACAAAAATCGCCGCCCTTTCGGAATGCGACGTTCGATCCCTCACCCTAGCCTGGGTGCATACGGATTGCAACCATGCCTTGAAGACGAATTATTGCACCTACGCGCCACCTGGGCGCCCAAGCGCGTTATCCGGCGTGCGACTCGTCCGGTCCCGACACGGGCAGTGCAACCTGGAACGTCGACCCCTCGCCCGGCTGGGATTCCACCCAGATACGGCCGCCGTGGTGCTCGGCAATCTTGCGGCAGGATGCCAGCCCGATACCGCTTCCCGGGTACTGATCCAGTCTCACCAGCCGCTGGAAGATCTGAAACAGCTTCTGCCGCCCGGCCTCGTCGATGCCGATACCGTTGTCCCGGACCGAGATGATCCATTCATCCGCCGTGGCTCTCCACGTAATCTCCACGAGCGGAAGCCGGCCTTGGGCCTGAAACTTCACCGCGTTGGAGATCAGGTTCTGGAACAGCCGTTCCAGTTCCACCTCATTGCCCCGCACCGTGGGCAATCCCTCGGCCACGGTAACGGCCGCGCCGGTTTCCTCGATCAGCGCGCCAAGATTGGCCTGGGCCAGCTTGACCACCTCAGCCAGATTCACGGCCGCCGGCGGAGTGCCGCTCCGCCCGAGACGGGAGTATTGCAGCAGATCCGTGATCATGTGATCCATGCGCTGGGCACCGCCCACGGCAAAGCCGATGAAGTCCTGGCAGTCCTGATCGAGAGCGTCGCCCAAACGCCGCTGCAGCAGGGCGATGTAGGAACTGATCATACGCAGCGGCTGACGAAGGTCGTGGGACGCGACATAGGCGAAATTTTCCAGCTCGGCATTGGAACGCTTCAGCTCTTTTTCTATCGAAAGGCGAGCACTAATATCCTGGGCAACACCTAGAAAGCCCGAAAGCACGCCCTCTTCGTCATAGAGCGCGGTAACGGTCAACAGAACGCGGAACCGACTGCCATCCTTGCGCACATAGGTCCACTCACCGCTGTCGGGCTTGCCGCTGTCCAGAACCTTGGCGATGAAGCACTCGAATCCGGGCTCGACTTCTCGGCCCAGTTCCTGGCTCAGACGGGCTACACGCTGGCTAACTTCTTCGGAATCATGGAAAGCCGCCGGGGTCATCCGTCCGACCACCTCTTCCGCGCCGTAGCCAAGCCAGCGTTCGGCAGTCGGATTGAACAGCAGAATGGTGCCGTCGACTGCGGTAGCGACGATGGAGGACCCCGCACCGTCCAGAACCGCTCGCCGGAAGGCCAGGAGCGAGCGGACCTCACGCTCCGCGGCGCGTCTGGCGGTCACATCGTGAACGATGGAATAGAGCAATTGCCGGCCGGTGACCTGGACCGGCCCCGACCATACCTCCACGTCGCGGACTTCCCCGGACGCCAGGCGGTGGCGGAAATCGAAATGATCCCGCTCTTCAAGCTCGGCCTTGTGCATTTCGGCGATGATGGCGGCCCTGTCCAGGATATTGATCTCGGAAATCCGCATGGACAGGAGTTGGTCATGGGACCAACCGTAATAAGCCTCGGCGGCGCGATTGGCGTCGATGATGCGGCCGTCCTCGGCGGGATCGATCAGCAGTTCCACCGCCTTGCAGCCGCGGAACAGCGCATGATAGAGCCCCTCGCGCTCCCGCAGCGCCACGTCGGCGGCGGCAACCTTGGCCTGCAGGGCATTGAAGGCGCCGATCATCCGCCCGACCTCGTCGCCGCGCGAAATCTCCACCGCCTCGAACGGGGCATTGCCGTCGACCATGGCCTGAATTCGCCCGGTGGCCCGGTGCAGCGGCGACAGCGCCGAGCGAAGCACCAGCCACAGCAGCCCCAGGGAAGTCAGCCCCAGTCCGGCCAGGGCGGCGAACAGGCGGGTCTTGATATCGGCCACCGGCTCGAAGGCCTCGGCGGTGGGCAGCCGCGCCACCAGCACCCAGCCGGTGGAAGCGATACGCCGGGCCGACGTCAGTTCCTCCAGCCCGGCCGAGCTGACGGTCACCCCCGAGCCCTCGAAACCGTCCATGTAACGGTCAAGCATATGGTTCTGCCCACGGCGAGGGACGGGGGTGAATATGCGTTCCTTATTGGTGGAAACGACGATCAGGCCGGATTTCGGCGACACCATGTACAGGCCGCCGCTTTCACCGACCTTCTGCTCGACCAGCCGGCCGAGAAGATTGCTTTGGGTCAGGGTGGCGATCCCCACCAACGCTCCGACCACGGCCTCGCCCCGGCGGATGGGCACCGCCATGGCGACCGCCGGCTGGTTGAGCGCATGATCGAAATAGGGCTCGCTGACCAGCGAGCGACCGGAGGCCAGAACCGAACCGACCCCGATCTCGTCCGCCATGCCTTTGCCGAGCCGGCCCAGGTTGGGCGTTTCGGCCAGAACCCGGCCATCCGCGCCGAGAACCAGCAAGCCGCCGGCGAAAAATCCCTTGATGCCGGTCCGGTCCTCGATGAAAGCCTTGAGCGCACCGCCGTCGCCGCGATCGACGCGGAGCACCAGCGGCGCCACCCGCTCCATGGCCTCGATCTGCAGCTTGATCTTCTGATCCAGTTCCTCGGCCAATCCGCTGACGAAGGTCACCTGCTGCCGGGCCAGCAGAGTTTCAACGTCCCGTTGCAGCGATCCGGCAAGCGCCAAAGCCACCACGGCGCCCGCCCCCAGGAAGGACAGAAGGAAAAGAGAGAGAATTCTGATACGCAGAGACCTGAAATCCACGTCTTCTCTCTCCCCTGGTTCATCGAACAGGGTAAGGGGAAATGGTAATCACTCTCAAGTCCTGTTGCTGGCCAGTCCCGTCCTTTTCAGCTTTCCAACTGATGATAGACCGCCTTGGCCATCTCCATCAGGCGGTCGCGGTCCACGTCGCCGGCCAAGGCATAGCCCAGCGGGCCGTCCAGCCAGTAGAAGGCCTCGACCCGCCCTTGGGCGGCAAAGCGGAAGGCGGTCTCCGCCCCGTCGGTATTGCGGCGCAGATAAAGGGTGACCCGGCGGCCGGCGCCATTCTCATACATGAACTGGGCGGCCGGTCCCGACGAGGCCGGCAGCAGGCGCCCCCCCACCAGGGAGAACCCGGCGGCCGTCAGATCGGGAACCTTCAGCTCAGACCCCAGGCGCTTGGACAGCCAGGCCACCAGATGAGCCCGCTCGCCCGCCCCCACTTCCACCGGGTGGCGGATCTCGGCGGCGAAAACCACATGGGCCGACAGGGCCTCGGAGGCGACCTGGGCACCGGGCGCGGCGCCGTCCCCGCCCGCTCCGCCCCGCAGCCACCACCCTGCCGCCCCGCTGGCCAGCACCAGCACCACCATGGCGGCCACGCGCAGCAAAGGCATCAGCCAGGACACGGGGCGCCCCGCCCTCACCGCCGCCACGCCGAGGCGGTCGGGAAGCGGCTCGTCCAGCACCGGATCGAACAGACGGTGCAGGCCATCGACCTGTTCACGCCATTGCCGCACCCGTTCGGCGTCGCGGGGATGGGCGTCCAGCCAGGCCTCGACCTCGGCCGCTCTTTGGGAGTCGAGGACGCCGTCCACGTAGGACAGCAGATCGTCATCGGAGACGGGGGCGCTCATTTCACTCTCCGTAGGGCGGCTTCGCCGCCGTGCATCAGCAGGGCCAGACGGTCGCGGCCGCGCTTCAGGCGCGACATCACCGTTCCCACCGGCACCCCGGTGACCCCGGCCACCTCGGCATAGGTCAGTCCCTCCAAACCCACAAGCAGCACCGTCTCGCGCTGCTCCGGGGCCAGCAGGGCCAG
It encodes the following:
- a CDS encoding PAS domain S-box protein — encoded protein: MDFRSLRIRILSLFLLSFLGAGAVVALALAGSLQRDVETLLARQQVTFVSGLAEELDQKIKLQIEAMERVAPLVLRVDRGDGGALKAFIEDRTGIKGFFAGGLLVLGADGRVLAETPNLGRLGKGMADEIGVGSVLASGRSLVSEPYFDHALNQPAVAMAVPIRRGEAVVGALVGIATLTQSNLLGRLVEQKVGESGGLYMVSPKSGLIVVSTNKERIFTPVPRRGQNHMLDRYMDGFEGSGVTVSSAGLEELTSARRIASTGWVLVARLPTAEAFEPVADIKTRLFAALAGLGLTSLGLLWLVLRSALSPLHRATGRIQAMVDGNAPFEAVEISRGDEVGRMIGAFNALQAKVAAADVALREREGLYHALFRGCKAVELLIDPAEDGRIIDANRAAEAYYGWSHDQLLSMRISEINILDRAAIIAEMHKAELEERDHFDFRHRLASGEVRDVEVWSGPVQVTGRQLLYSIVHDVTARRAAEREVRSLLAFRRAVLDGAGSSIVATAVDGTILLFNPTAERWLGYGAEEVVGRMTPAAFHDSEEVSQRVARLSQELGREVEPGFECFIAKVLDSGKPDSGEWTYVRKDGSRFRVLLTVTALYDEEGVLSGFLGVAQDISARLSIEKELKRSNAELENFAYVASHDLRQPLRMISSYIALLQRRLGDALDQDCQDFIGFAVGGAQRMDHMITDLLQYSRLGRSGTPPAAVNLAEVVKLAQANLGALIEETGAAVTVAEGLPTVRGNEVELERLFQNLISNAVKFQAQGRLPLVEITWRATADEWIISVRDNGIGIDEAGRQKLFQIFQRLVRLDQYPGSGIGLASCRKIAEHHGGRIWVESQPGEGSTFQVALPVSGPDESHAG
- a CDS encoding anti-sigma factor family protein, giving the protein MSAPVSDDDLLSYVDGVLDSQRAAEVEAWLDAHPRDAERVRQWREQVDGLHRLFDPVLDEPLPDRLGVAAVRAGRPVSWLMPLLRVAAMVVLVLASGAAGWWLRGGAGGDGAAPGAQVASEALSAHVVFAAEIRHPVEVGAGERAHLVAWLSKRLGSELKVPDLTAAGFSLVGGRLLPASSGPAAQFMYENGAGRRVTLYLRRNTDGAETAFRFAAQGRVEAFYWLDGPLGYALAGDVDRDRLMEMAKAVYHQLES
- a CDS encoding response regulator; this encodes MQQNQVAPFEVLIVDDEPGDVELIRSAIDDGRFICRTHVAHDGVEAMAFMRKEAPRHAGAVTPDLVLLDLNMPKMTGREVLAAMQSSDHLARIPVVVVTTSDVERDVLQAYDLGASGFITKPVDIEQLFTAIHGIQDYWFGVVRKPTLDGNA
- a CDS encoding cobalt-precorrin-5B (C(1))-methyltransferase; translated protein: MADEQALRQGWTTGACATAAAKAACCALLGDGFPDPVGIDLPGGRTPAFALALAEMGEGWARAGIVKDAGDDPDVTHGATIIATLRHGIAGAGLVFRAGRGVGIVTRPGLPLAVGEPAINPVPRRLMAEAVAAIAARHGMACDLEIEISVPGGEDIALRTWNPRLGILGGISILGTTGVVIPYSCSAWIHSIQRGIDVARACGLIHVAGCVGSTSEKAVRKVRGLGEEAIIDMGDFAGGMLKYLRRHPIPRVTIAGGFAKMCKLAAGQMDLHSSRSQVDMVWLAAQLRSLGADAALVAASAQANTALEVLELAEGFPLGQAIARQARAAAREVLDNPEVSLDVLVVDRQGRVIGDAH